CACTGGATGGAAGGGACGGGAACCAATCTGCTGAACGAACCGGGCGTGCAGGCCATCGTTATCAACGCGCGGGACGTGACCGAACGCAAACTGTCCGAGGAAAAACTCAGAAGGTCCGAGGAGCGATTTTCAAAGGCATTCCTGGCCAGCCCCGCCGCCATCACCATCGCCACGCTGAAGGAGGGCCGTTTCATTGACGCGAACGACAGCTTCCTGCAATTGATGGGATATTCCCGTGAAGAAGTGATCGGCCGCACGGCCCTGGACCTCGGGATGTGGGTCAGCCCCGATGACCGTTCCTATTTTGCTCGCCGCCTTCAGGACGGAGGCTCGCTCCGCAATCACGAATGTTCGTTCCGGACCAAATCGGATGAAATTCGCGAGGGCCTCGGCGCCGCGGAGTTGATCGACCTAAAAGGTGAACCGTGCATCCTGACACTGATTCTCGACATCACCGATCGCAAACGCGTTGAGGTCGAACTGGCCAAGGCACGCGATGAAGCACTCGAATCGGCACGCATCAAGTCAGAATTCCTCGCCAACATCAGCCACGAAGTCCGCACTCCGTTGAACGGGATCATCGGCATGACTGTTTTGCTTCAGGACACGGTGATGAATCCGGACCAGCGGCACTTCCTGCAAACAATTCAAGCCAGCGCTGATTCGCTGTTGACGATCATCAACGACATTCTGGACTTCTCAAAAATCGAGGCGGGCAAATTGCAGTTCGAGACGCTTGATTTTGATCTGCGCGGCACGGTCGAGAACACGGTCGAACTGCTGGCCGGACGCGCTCACTCCAAGCAAGTCGAGCTTATCGCGGCTGTTTACGATGACGTACCGGTTCTGTTGCGGGGTGACCCGGGCCGGCTTCGCCAGGTCATTACCAATCTGCTTGTCAACGGAATCAAGTTCACCGAGAAGGGAGAAGTGGCTCTCCGCGTGACCCGAGAAAGCGAAACGAATACTCATGTAACGGTCTGTTTCACGGTCACCGACACGGGCATCGGCATCGCCCCTGACGCATTGCCCTATCTATTCCAGGCTTTTTCACAGGCCGACGGCTCCACGACGCGCAAGTATGGCGGGACCGGACTCGGCCTGGCGATCTCCAAGCAACTCGTCGAGTTGATGGGGGGGCAGATCGGAGTCGAGAGCACTTTGGGGAAGGGCTCCACTTTTTGGTTTACGGCCGTATTCGAGAAGCGCCAGCAATCTGCGCAACCATCGCCTGCAAAACACATCCCACCCGGTTTGCGGGTGCTCGTCGTTGATGATAACGAGACAAACCGCAGCATCCTTTTGCGCCAGACGGAAGCGCTCGGAATGCGACCCGTGGGCGCGGCCAACGGGACGCAAGCCTTGGAGATGCTGCGACGCGAGGCCGCCGCCGACGATCCCTTCACGCTGGCTATTCTGGACATGCAAATGCCGGAAATGGACGGCCTGACGCTTGCGCGCGCAATCAAGGCGGAACCTGCCATTGCGAAAACACGCCTGTTGCTGATGACTTCGCTCGGTCCGCGCAGCGACACCGCCCTGCTGCGTGCCGCCGGTGTGGGAGCCTTCCTCGTCAAACCGGTGAAGCAAGCTCAACTTGTGGACTGCCTGGTTGCCGCTTTGACCACCACTGCGCCAAGTGAAACACGATTCTGGCAACAGCGCCGTGATGGTGCCACGGGTCCGGCTCAAACCCTCCCGCGCCCCGAGGTGCCTCCGGTCCACGTTCTGGTTGCTGAAGACAATGCCATCAATCAGAAGGTGGCGATTGGCCTGCTGGAAAAACTCGGACACCGCGCGGTTGCCGTCGCCAACGGCCAGGAGGTTTTGAACGCCCTGGGCCTGGTTTCCTACGACATCATTTTCATGGATTGTCAGTTGCCGGAGTTGGACGGGTACAAGACGACAATGGAAATACGCAAGCGCGAGGCTGTTTCTGGCAATGGCACCGCCAAACGCGCCTACATCATCGCCATGACGAGCTACGCGGTGAACGGCGCTCGCGAAAAATGTCTTGCCGCGGGCATGGACGATTATGTCAGCAAGCCGGTCCAGTTGAACGCGCTTGAAGAAGCGCTCAGGCGCGCCATCGAACATCTCGGCCAACCGGTCACTCAAAGCAGAAATGGGGGCGAATCAGTCAT
This window of the Candidatus Angelobacter sp. genome carries:
- a CDS encoding PAS domain S-box protein, yielding MPKVISRPVGVCCGLHEVLAVFARKPSPGQNRSLLRLLVSWFAIAVLAVCSAWAAERVTPIRELLRDTNGDFVPDRLGESFTISGILTSDPFNLTGFGADSSAEYASLVNLQDNTGGIALFTRNTALLSTGFKRGDVVQARGKLSQHNGTEELILTEIRRLGSETLPKPRDVLAVDLQSERYSGQLVRVTGELAAPVDLLEKKRGLVLRDRSGEIPVFASDRLFTNPQFANRLMRGGRIELIGIAGQSCKDPPFNTGYRLIPRDATDFGFFPVPPYRFIAMCLAVSALLIASVYLWLRRRSAERHARELTLLTESLKLSEEALRQSEERFRKAFEEGPVGIVLGSPDFRILKANRALCQMLGYAEHELTGLRFVDITHPEDAEPTLQLGQKLFSGEVSTYQLEKRYITKGQRVIWANLTASLIRAPDGKALYALGVIEDISARRDAERILENSERRFRALIEKSSDCISLINPTGTILYDAEPATLRNLGYASGDLVGRNAFEFVHPEDVEITRKLFNDLIQKPGRAITTQYRLRHKDGSWHWMEGTGTNLLNEPGVQAIVINARDVTERKLSEEKLRRSEERFSKAFLASPAAITIATLKEGRFIDANDSFLQLMGYSREEVIGRTALDLGMWVSPDDRSYFARRLQDGGSLRNHECSFRTKSDEIREGLGAAELIDLKGEPCILTLILDITDRKRVEVELAKARDEALESARIKSEFLANISHEVRTPLNGIIGMTVLLQDTVMNPDQRHFLQTIQASADSLLTIINDILDFSKIEAGKLQFETLDFDLRGTVENTVELLAGRAHSKQVELIAAVYDDVPVLLRGDPGRLRQVITNLLVNGIKFTEKGEVALRVTRESETNTHVTVCFTVTDTGIGIAPDALPYLFQAFSQADGSTTRKYGGTGLGLAISKQLVELMGGQIGVESTLGKGSTFWFTAVFEKRQQSAQPSPAKHIPPGLRVLVVDDNETNRSILLRQTEALGMRPVGAANGTQALEMLRREAAADDPFTLAILDMQMPEMDGLTLARAIKAEPAIAKTRLLLMTSLGPRSDTALLRAAGVGAFLVKPVKQAQLVDCLVAALTTTAPSETRFWQQRRDGATGPAQTLPRPEVPPVHVLVAEDNAINQKVAIGLLEKLGHRAVAVANGQEVLNALGLVSYDIIFMDCQLPELDGYKTTMEIRKREAVSGNGTAKRAYIIAMTSYAVNGAREKCLAAGMDDYVSKPVQLNALEEALRRAIEHLGQPVTQSRNGGESV